The Aeromicrobium yanjiei genome includes a region encoding these proteins:
- the carB gene encoding carbamoyl-phosphate synthase large subunit — protein sequence MPRRTDIESILVIGSGPIVIGQAAEFDYSGTQACRVLREEGIRVILVNSNPATIMTDPEFADATYVEPITPEYLEKVIAIERPDALLATLGGQTALNAAIQLDKLGILDKYGVELIGASIEAIEKGENRESFKQVVATLPPEWGAESANSVICHTMQECLDGVEGLGGYPVVVRPSFTMGGSGSGLAYDEEDLHRIAGSGLALSPTTEVLLEESILGWKEYELEVMRDTADNVVIVCSIENFDPMGVHTGDSITVAPAMTLTDVEYQRLRDISIGIIREVGVETGGCNIQFAVNPADGRIVVIEMNPRVSRSSALASKATGFPIAKIAAKVAIGYTLDEIPNDITAETPASFEPTLDYVVVKVPRFAFEKFPHADSTLTTHMKSVGEAMAIGRNFTEALGKAMRSIDRKGAGFDWAGEPGDKDELLAAIARPHDGRITLVMDAIRAGATPQEVHDSTRIDPWFVDQLFLIHEIATEVRDSSELNPALLRKAKRHGLSDAQIAGLRDMREDVVRGVRHALGVRPVYKTVDTCAAEFAARTPYHYSSYDEETEVEPRTKPAVLILGSGPNRIGQGIEFDYSCVHAALALSAVGYETIMVNCNPETVSTDYDTSDRLYFEPLTLEDVLEIVAAEQQAGPVAGVIVQLGGQTPLGLAAGLEAAGVPIVGTQPAAIELAEERGAFGKVLEDANLPAPKHGMATTFAEAKDIADEIGYPVLVRPSYVLGGRGMEIVYDEATLEDYIGRATEISPERPVLVDRFLDDSIEIDVDALYDGTDLFLGGVMEHIEEAGVHSGDSACALPPITLGDLEIQRIRESTEAIAKGVGVRGLINIQFALSSDILYVIEANPRASRTVPFVSKATATPLAKAAARLMLGESIAELRAAGVLPATGDGGRLPDSAPIAVKEAVMPFNRFRTYEGRYVDTLLGPEMRSTGEVMGFDAGFGQAFAKAQAGAQNGLPTSGKVFVSVANRDKRHMIFPVKRLADLGFEILATSGTAVVLARNGVQSTVIRKIHEEPLEGQSRSTIVEKIREQDVQLIINTPHGVTTGGSPRIDGYEIRTAAVAEGIPCITTVQGLAAAVQGIEALIGGGIGVTSLQEWGRRVTEARA from the coding sequence ATGCCCAGGCGTACTGACATCGAGTCGATCCTCGTCATCGGCTCCGGACCCATCGTCATCGGGCAGGCGGCGGAGTTCGACTACTCCGGCACCCAGGCCTGCCGCGTGCTGCGCGAGGAGGGCATCAGGGTCATCCTGGTCAACTCCAACCCCGCCACGATCATGACCGACCCCGAGTTCGCCGACGCGACCTACGTCGAGCCGATCACCCCGGAGTACCTCGAGAAGGTCATCGCGATCGAGCGCCCCGACGCGCTGCTCGCGACCCTCGGCGGCCAGACGGCCCTCAACGCCGCGATCCAGCTCGACAAGCTCGGCATCCTCGACAAGTACGGCGTCGAGCTGATCGGTGCGTCCATCGAGGCGATCGAGAAGGGCGAGAACCGCGAGTCCTTCAAGCAGGTCGTCGCGACCCTCCCGCCCGAGTGGGGCGCGGAGTCGGCCAACTCCGTCATCTGCCACACGATGCAGGAGTGCCTGGACGGCGTGGAGGGCCTCGGCGGATATCCGGTCGTCGTCCGCCCGTCGTTCACGATGGGCGGCTCGGGCAGCGGTCTCGCGTACGACGAGGAGGACCTGCACCGCATCGCCGGCTCCGGCCTGGCGCTCAGCCCGACCACCGAGGTGCTCCTGGAGGAGTCGATCCTCGGCTGGAAGGAGTACGAGCTGGAGGTCATGCGCGACACGGCGGACAACGTCGTGATCGTGTGCTCGATCGAGAACTTCGACCCCATGGGCGTGCACACGGGCGACTCGATCACCGTCGCGCCGGCGATGACGCTCACGGACGTGGAGTACCAGCGGCTGCGCGACATCTCGATCGGCATCATCCGTGAGGTCGGCGTCGAGACCGGCGGCTGCAACATCCAGTTCGCGGTCAACCCGGCCGACGGGCGCATCGTCGTGATCGAGATGAACCCCCGCGTCTCGCGCTCGTCCGCACTGGCCTCGAAGGCGACCGGGTTCCCGATCGCCAAGATCGCCGCGAAGGTTGCGATCGGCTACACGCTCGACGAGATCCCCAACGACATCACCGCCGAGACGCCGGCGTCGTTCGAGCCCACGCTCGACTACGTCGTGGTGAAGGTGCCGCGGTTCGCGTTCGAGAAGTTCCCGCACGCCGACTCGACCCTGACGACCCACATGAAGTCGGTCGGCGAGGCGATGGCGATCGGCCGCAACTTCACCGAGGCGCTGGGCAAGGCCATGCGCTCGATCGACCGCAAGGGTGCGGGCTTCGACTGGGCCGGCGAGCCGGGCGACAAGGACGAGCTGCTGGCCGCGATCGCGCGTCCGCACGACGGCCGGATCACGCTGGTCATGGACGCGATCCGCGCCGGCGCGACCCCGCAGGAGGTGCACGACTCGACCCGGATCGACCCGTGGTTCGTGGACCAGCTGTTCTTGATCCACGAGATCGCCACCGAGGTCCGCGACTCGAGCGAGCTCAACCCCGCCCTGCTGCGCAAGGCCAAGCGCCACGGCCTGTCCGACGCCCAGATCGCCGGGCTGCGCGACATGCGCGAGGACGTCGTGCGGGGCGTGCGCCACGCGCTCGGCGTCCGTCCGGTCTACAAGACGGTCGACACCTGCGCGGCGGAGTTCGCGGCCCGCACGCCTTACCACTACTCCTCGTACGACGAGGAGACCGAGGTCGAGCCGCGCACCAAGCCCGCGGTGCTGATCCTCGGCAGCGGCCCCAACCGCATCGGCCAGGGCATCGAGTTCGACTACTCGTGCGTGCACGCGGCGCTCGCCCTGTCGGCCGTCGGCTACGAGACGATCATGGTCAACTGCAACCCCGAGACCGTCTCGACCGACTACGACACGTCCGACCGCCTCTACTTCGAGCCGCTGACGCTCGAGGACGTGCTGGAGATCGTCGCCGCCGAGCAGCAGGCCGGTCCGGTCGCGGGCGTCATCGTCCAGCTCGGCGGCCAGACCCCGCTGGGCCTGGCCGCGGGGCTCGAGGCCGCAGGTGTCCCGATCGTCGGCACCCAGCCGGCCGCGATCGAGCTCGCGGAGGAGCGTGGCGCGTTCGGCAAGGTGCTGGAGGACGCGAACCTCCCGGCCCCCAAGCACGGCATGGCGACGACGTTCGCCGAGGCCAAGGACATCGCCGACGAGATCGGCTACCCCGTGCTCGTGCGCCCGTCGTACGTGCTGGGCGGCCGCGGCATGGAGATCGTCTACGACGAGGCCACCCTCGAGGACTACATCGGCCGGGCCACCGAGATCTCTCCCGAGCGCCCGGTGCTGGTCGACCGGTTCCTCGACGACTCGATCGAGATCGACGTCGACGCGCTCTACGACGGCACCGACCTGTTCCTCGGCGGCGTCATGGAGCACATCGAGGAGGCCGGCGTGCACTCGGGCGACTCGGCCTGCGCGCTGCCGCCCATCACGCTGGGCGACCTGGAGATCCAGCGCATCCGCGAGTCCACGGAAGCCATCGCCAAGGGCGTCGGCGTCCGGGGACTGATCAACATCCAGTTCGCGCTGTCGTCGGACATCCTCTACGTCATCGAGGCCAATCCGCGCGCGTCGCGCACCGTGCCGTTCGTGTCCAAGGCCACCGCGACGCCGCTCGCGAAGGCCGCGGCCCGGCTCATGCTGGGGGAGTCGATCGCCGAGCTCCGTGCTGCCGGCGTCCTGCCCGCGACCGGGGACGGCGGGCGGCTGCCCGACTCCGCGCCGATCGCGGTCAAGGAGGCGGTCATGCCGTTCAACCGCTTCCGCACGTACGAGGGCCGCTACGTCGACACCCTCCTCGGCCCCGAGATGCGCTCGACGGGTGAGGTCATGGGCTTCGACGCCGGCTTCGGCCAGGCATTCGCGAAGGCGCAGGCAGGCGCCCAGAACGGGCTGCCGACCTCGGGCAAGGTCTTCGTGTCGGTGGCCAACCGCGACAAGCGGCACATGATCTTCCCGGTCAAGCGGCTCGCGGACCTCGGCTTCGAGATCCTCGCGACCAGCGGCACCGCGGTGGTGCTGGCCCGCAACGGCGTGCAGTCCACGGTGATCCGCAAGATCCACGAGGAGCCGCTGGAGGGTCAGTCGCGCAGCACGATCGTGGAGAAGATCCGCGAGCAGGACGTGCAGCTCATCATCAACACCCCGCACGGCGTCACCACGGGCGGCAGCCCCCGCATCGACGGCTACGAGATCCGCACCGCGGCGGTCGCCGAGGGCATCCCGTGCATCACGACGGTCCAGGGACTCGCGGCCGCGGTGCAGGGCATCGAGGCGTTGATCGGCGGGGGCATCGGCGTCACGTCCCTGCAGGAGTGGGGTCGCCGGGTGACGGAGGCCCGGGCATGA
- the carA gene encoding glutamine-hydrolyzing carbamoyl-phosphate synthase small subunit, with amino-acid sequence MTTDAILVLEDGRVFRGESYGAVGETVGEIVFNTGMTGYQETLTDPSYRRQIVAMTAPHIGNTGVNGEDHESSKIWVAGYVVRDPARVPSNWRSTHPLADELDRQGVVGISGVDTRALTRHLREAGAMRAGISSVSTDVDALLDAVRSAPSMAGANLAGEVSTTEAYVVPAVGEKRLTVAAIDLGIKGMTPRRMSERGVEVHVLPATATIDDVLAVSPDGVFMSNGPGDPAAAGDVVALLQQVLERRMPFFGICFGNQMFGRALGRGTYKLKYGHRGINQPVQDLTTGRVEITSHNHGFAVDAPLEGSFDTPYGPARVTHVGLNDQVVEGLALLDAPAFSVQYHPEAGAGPHDAAYLFDRFVDLMNAAKVEA; translated from the coding sequence ATGACGACCGACGCGATCCTCGTGCTCGAGGACGGCCGCGTGTTCCGCGGCGAGTCGTACGGAGCCGTCGGCGAGACCGTCGGCGAGATCGTCTTCAACACCGGCATGACCGGCTACCAGGAGACGCTGACCGATCCGTCGTACCGCCGCCAGATCGTGGCGATGACCGCTCCCCACATCGGCAACACCGGCGTGAACGGCGAGGACCACGAGTCGTCCAAGATCTGGGTCGCGGGCTACGTCGTGCGCGATCCTGCCCGCGTGCCGAGCAACTGGCGCTCGACGCACCCGCTCGCGGACGAGCTGGACCGTCAGGGCGTCGTCGGCATCAGCGGCGTCGACACCCGGGCCCTGACCCGGCACCTCCGCGAGGCCGGCGCGATGCGGGCCGGCATCAGCTCGGTCTCGACCGACGTGGACGCCCTGCTGGACGCGGTCCGCTCGGCGCCCAGCATGGCCGGCGCGAACCTGGCCGGCGAGGTCTCCACGACCGAGGCGTACGTCGTCCCGGCGGTGGGGGAGAAGCGGCTCACGGTCGCGGCGATCGATCTTGGCATCAAGGGCATGACGCCGCGGCGCATGTCCGAGCGCGGTGTCGAGGTCCACGTGCTCCCGGCCACCGCGACGATCGACGACGTCCTGGCGGTGTCGCCGGACGGCGTCTTCATGTCCAACGGCCCCGGCGACCCGGCCGCCGCCGGTGACGTCGTGGCCCTGCTGCAGCAGGTGCTCGAGCGGCGGATGCCCTTCTTCGGCATCTGCTTCGGCAACCAGATGTTCGGCCGCGCGCTCGGCCGCGGCACCTACAAGCTCAAGTACGGCCACCGCGGCATCAACCAGCCGGTCCAGGACCTCACGACCGGACGGGTCGAGATCACGAGCCACAACCACGGCTTCGCGGTCGACGCACCCCTCGAGGGCTCGTTCGACACGCCGTACGGCCCGGCCCGCGTGACCCACGTCGGGCTCAACGACCAGGTCGTCGAGGGCCTCGCGCTGCTCGACGCCCCGGCGTTCAGCGTGCAGTACCACCCGGAGGCAGGAGCCGGTCCGCACGACGCGGCCTACCTGTTCGACCGGTTCGTCGACCTCATGAACGCAGCGAAGGTGGAGGCCTGA
- a CDS encoding dihydroorotase yields the protein MTTSYVIRQARFLGGDPTDIAFEDGIITAIGAGATGEIEIDAAGLVALPGLVDLHTHVREPGREDAETVLTGSQAAARGGFTCVHAMANTEPVADTAGVVEQVWRLGREGGYCDVQPVGAVTVGLQGQQLAELGAMADSAAGVRVFSDDGKCVSDAVVMRRALEYVKAFDGVVAQHAQEPRLTEGAQMNEGPLSGELGLTGWPAVAEEAIIARDVLLAEHVGSRLHVCHLSTRGSVEIVRWAKSRGIDVTAEVTPHHLLLSDDLVRSYDPIYKVNPPLRSNDDVEAVREGLADGTIDIVATDHAPHPMEDKECEWSAAAFGMLGLETALSVVQQTMVDTGRLSWEQVATAMSTKPAEIGRVTNQGRPLAVGEPANLVLVDPDASRTIDPRDTASLSRNNPYAGLTLPGEVVATFLRGRPTVQDRALVKGVTS from the coding sequence ATGACCACCTCGTACGTCATCCGCCAGGCCAGGTTCCTGGGCGGGGATCCCACCGACATCGCGTTCGAGGACGGGATCATCACCGCGATCGGCGCCGGCGCGACCGGCGAGATCGAGATCGACGCCGCCGGTCTCGTGGCCCTCCCGGGCCTCGTCGACCTGCACACCCACGTCCGCGAGCCGGGCCGCGAGGACGCCGAGACGGTCCTCACCGGATCGCAGGCGGCCGCGCGGGGCGGCTTCACGTGCGTGCACGCGATGGCCAACACGGAGCCGGTCGCCGACACCGCCGGTGTGGTCGAGCAGGTCTGGCGCCTCGGTCGCGAGGGCGGCTACTGCGACGTGCAGCCCGTCGGCGCCGTCACGGTCGGGCTCCAGGGCCAGCAGCTCGCCGAGCTGGGCGCGATGGCCGACTCGGCCGCCGGCGTCCGGGTGTTCTCCGACGACGGCAAGTGCGTCTCCGACGCAGTCGTCATGCGCCGGGCGCTCGAGTACGTCAAGGCGTTCGACGGTGTCGTCGCCCAGCACGCGCAGGAGCCGCGGCTGACCGAGGGTGCCCAGATGAACGAGGGCCCGCTCTCGGGTGAGCTGGGCCTGACCGGCTGGCCCGCCGTGGCGGAGGAGGCGATCATCGCCCGCGACGTGCTGCTCGCCGAGCACGTCGGCTCGCGCCTGCACGTGTGCCACCTGTCGACCCGCGGATCGGTCGAAATCGTCCGCTGGGCCAAGAGCCGCGGCATCGACGTGACCGCCGAGGTCACCCCGCACCACCTGCTGCTCAGCGACGACCTGGTGCGCAGCTACGACCCGATCTACAAGGTCAACCCGCCGCTGCGCTCGAACGACGACGTCGAGGCGGTCCGCGAGGGACTGGCCGACGGCACGATCGACATCGTGGCGACCGATCACGCCCCGCACCCGATGGAGGACAAGGAGTGCGAGTGGTCGGCAGCAGCCTTCGGGATGCTGGGCCTGGAGACCGCGCTGTCGGTCGTCCAGCAGACGATGGTCGACACCGGCCGCCTCAGCTGGGAGCAGGTGGCGACCGCGATGTCGACCAAGCCCGCCGAGATCGGCCGGGTCACCAACCAGGGCCGCCCCCTCGCCGTCGGTGAGCCGGCCAACCTGGTGCTCGTCGACCCCGACGCGTCCCGCACCATCGATCCGCGCGACACGGCATCGCTGTCGCGCAACAACCCGTACGCCGGACTGACCCTGCCCGGCGAGGTCGTGGCGACCTTCCTGCGTGGCAGGCCGACCGTCCAGGACCGAGCACTCGTGAAAGGTGTGACCTCATGA
- a CDS encoding aspartate carbamoyltransferase catalytic subunit, with translation MKNLLSAGDLDRADAIQVLDTAEELLGIASRPIKKLPTLRGRTVVNLFFEDSTRTRISFEAAAKRLSADVINFSAKGSSVSKGESLKDTALTLQAMGADAVIIRHPSSGAPHRLAEARWTQGAVINAGDGTHEHPTQALLDAFTMRRHLAADGDGSLKGKNVTIVGDVLHSRVVRSNVLLLDTLGANVTIVAPPTLLPVGVDRWPVTTSYDLDASLEGADAVMMLRVQAERMNASYFPSAREYSRRYGLDTARMNRLPDHAIVMHPGPMNRGMEITADVADHDRSVIVEQVTNGVAVRMAVLYLLLGGAADGSSDELSSDKERA, from the coding sequence ATCAAGAACCTCCTGAGCGCGGGCGACCTCGACCGCGCCGACGCGATCCAAGTCCTCGACACCGCCGAGGAGCTCCTCGGCATCGCGAGCCGCCCGATCAAGAAGCTGCCGACGTTGCGCGGTCGCACGGTCGTCAACCTGTTCTTCGAGGACTCGACCCGTACGCGCATCTCGTTCGAGGCGGCCGCCAAGCGGCTCAGCGCCGACGTCATCAACTTCTCCGCCAAGGGGTCGAGCGTCTCCAAGGGCGAGAGCCTCAAGGACACCGCCCTGACGCTGCAGGCGATGGGTGCGGACGCGGTCATCATCCGCCACCCCTCGTCCGGCGCCCCGCACCGGCTGGCCGAGGCCCGCTGGACTCAGGGCGCGGTCATCAACGCGGGCGACGGCACGCACGAGCACCCCACGCAGGCGCTGCTGGACGCGTTCACGATGCGCCGGCACCTGGCCGCGGACGGCGACGGCAGCCTGAAGGGCAAGAACGTCACGATCGTCGGCGACGTGCTGCACAGCCGGGTCGTGCGCTCCAACGTGCTGCTGCTCGACACGCTCGGGGCGAACGTCACGATCGTGGCCCCCCCGACTCTGCTGCCCGTGGGCGTCGACCGCTGGCCGGTCACGACGTCGTACGACCTGGACGCCTCGCTGGAGGGCGCGGACGCGGTCATGATGCTGCGCGTCCAGGCCGAGCGGATGAACGCGTCGTACTTCCCGAGCGCCCGCGAGTACTCGCGCCGCTACGGGCTCGACACCGCACGCATGAACCGCCTGCCCGACCACGCGATCGTGATGCACCCCGGCCCGATGAACCGAGGCATGGAGATCACGGCAGACGTTGCCGACCACGACCGCTCGGTCATCGTCGAGCAGGTCACCAACGGCGTGGCCGTCCGCATGGCCGTCCTCTACCTCCTGCTCGGCGGCGCAGCCGACGGCAGCTCCGACGAACTCTCCAGCGACAAGGAACGTGCATGA
- the pyrR gene encoding bifunctional pyr operon transcriptional regulator/uracil phosphoribosyltransferase PyrR: MSASDDVARADKLHEPPAAGAARTVLDEQDISRALTRITHEILERNRDSAGLVLLGIPTRGVHLARRIAERMSEVEGREIAAGALDVTMYRDDLRMKPARALEHTEIPDDIDGKVVVLIDDVLFSGRTIRAALDALTELGRPRAVQLAVLIDRGHRELPIRADFVGKNLPTSLVERVKVSLAETDGLDAVTIQAMATNGGTA; the protein is encoded by the coding sequence ATGAGTGCGTCCGATGACGTAGCGCGTGCTGACAAGCTGCACGAACCCCCCGCGGCAGGCGCCGCCCGGACGGTCCTTGACGAACAGGACATCTCCCGGGCCCTGACCCGCATCACCCACGAGATCCTCGAGCGCAACCGCGACTCCGCCGGTCTCGTCCTGCTGGGCATCCCCACCCGAGGCGTGCACCTGGCACGCCGGATCGCGGAGCGCATGTCCGAGGTCGAGGGTCGCGAGATCGCGGCCGGCGCGCTCGACGTGACGATGTACCGCGACGACCTGCGGATGAAGCCGGCGCGCGCCCTCGAGCACACGGAGATCCCCGACGACATCGACGGCAAGGTCGTCGTGCTCATCGACGACGTGCTGTTCTCGGGCCGGACGATCCGGGCCGCGCTCGACGCGCTGACCGAGCTGGGCCGGCCCCGGGCCGTCCAGCTCGCGGTGCTGATCGACCGCGGCCACCGCGAGCTGCCCATCAGGGCTGACTTCGTCGGCAAGAACCTGCCCACCTCGCTCGTCGAGCGGGTCAAGGTGTCGCTGGCCGAGACCGACGGTCTCGACGCGGTCACGATCCAGGCCATGGCGACGAACGGCGGGACCGCATGA
- a CDS encoding WecB/TagA/CpsF family glycosyltransferase — MITDELIDLMAEKCILNDEDFDAAVLDDQPKRIQTVNLHHLALAARSDDFARTIERADYITADGWPIVSLMRSRGIDPERVTGSEFIERMLAGRQFHGKKAALLGADRHVGHDFRGQLHDSGLHVVFREHGNRRDWKPKRLAKKLQKYGVDLLIVAVTPPFGDMIGEEVRKAGFSGVVVNVGGAVNMATGNAAMAPTWVRAMKIEWFYRLAQEPRRLFRRYFVECLPVFVKYVLPHYWRRARV; from the coding sequence GTGATCACCGACGAGCTGATCGACCTCATGGCCGAGAAGTGCATCCTGAACGACGAGGACTTCGACGCCGCGGTGCTCGACGATCAGCCCAAGCGCATCCAGACGGTCAACCTGCACCACCTGGCGCTGGCCGCGAGGTCCGACGACTTCGCCCGGACGATCGAGCGGGCCGACTACATCACCGCCGACGGCTGGCCCATCGTGTCGCTCATGCGCTCGCGCGGCATCGACCCCGAGCGGGTCACGGGCTCGGAGTTCATCGAGCGGATGCTCGCGGGGCGCCAGTTCCACGGCAAGAAGGCCGCGCTGCTCGGGGCGGATCGCCACGTGGGTCACGACTTCCGCGGGCAGCTGCACGACTCGGGCCTGCACGTCGTCTTCCGCGAGCACGGCAACCGGCGCGACTGGAAGCCCAAGCGGCTGGCCAAGAAGCTGCAGAAGTACGGGGTCGACCTGCTGATCGTCGCCGTCACCCCGCCGTTCGGCGACATGATCGGCGAGGAGGTCCGCAAGGCGGGCTTCAGCGGGGTCGTGGTCAACGTCGGCGGCGCGGTCAACATGGCCACCGGCAACGCAGCGATGGCCCCGACCTGGGTCCGGGCCATGAAGATCGAGTGGTTCTACCGCCTCGCGCAGGAGCCCCGTCGGCTCTTCCGCCGCTACTTCGTGGAGTGCCTGCCCGTCTTCGTCAAGTACGTGCTGCCCCACTACTGGCGCCGCGCCCGCGTCTGA
- the nusB gene encoding transcription antitermination factor NusB, translating into MSARTKSRKRALDILFESEAQNLPTGGTLPDRVGDTEYPVNEYAVALVEGVVAHRERLDQIISDNAKDWTLDRMPAVDRNLLRIGAYEILYLDDVPDAVAVSEAVNLASDLSTDESPSFVNGLLSRIVELKPTLIG; encoded by the coding sequence ATGTCGGCACGGACGAAGTCACGCAAGCGCGCCCTCGACATCCTCTTCGAGTCGGAGGCGCAGAACCTCCCGACCGGCGGGACCCTGCCCGACCGGGTCGGTGACACCGAGTACCCGGTCAACGAGTACGCGGTGGCGCTCGTCGAGGGCGTCGTGGCGCACCGTGAGCGGCTCGACCAGATCATCAGCGACAACGCGAAGGACTGGACCCTCGACCGCATGCCGGCCGTGGACCGCAACCTGCTCCGCATCGGCGCGTACGAGATCCTCTACCTCGACGACGTCCCCGACGCGGTCGCCGTCAGCGAGGCGGTCAACCTCGCGAGCGATCTGTCCACCGACGAGTCGCCGTCGTTCGTCAACGGGCTGCTCAGCCGGATCGTGGAGCTGAAGCCGACGCTGATCGGCTGA
- the efp gene encoding elongation factor P, which yields MATTNDLKNGMVLNIDGQLWSIVEFQHVKPGKGPAFVRTKMKNVESGKVVDKTFNAGTKVETATVDKRTMQYLYNDGTSYVFMDTTTFEQTEVSPAVMGDTVGFLLENQEAVVATNEGRVLFVELPASVELVVQHTDPGLQGDRSSGGTKPATLETGKEIQVPLFITTGEKIKVDTRDASYLGRVKA from the coding sequence ATGGCCACCACGAACGACCTGAAGAACGGCATGGTGCTCAACATCGACGGACAGCTGTGGTCCATCGTGGAGTTCCAGCACGTCAAGCCCGGCAAGGGTCCGGCCTTCGTCCGGACCAAGATGAAGAACGTCGAGTCGGGCAAGGTCGTCGACAAGACGTTCAACGCCGGCACGAAGGTGGAGACCGCGACGGTCGACAAGCGCACGATGCAGTACCTCTACAACGACGGCACGAGCTACGTGTTCATGGACACCACGACGTTCGAGCAGACCGAGGTCTCGCCCGCGGTCATGGGCGACACCGTCGGCTTCCTGCTGGAGAACCAGGAAGCGGTCGTCGCGACCAACGAGGGCCGCGTCCTGTTCGTCGAGCTGCCGGCCTCGGTCGAGCTCGTCGTGCAGCACACCGACCCGGGCCTGCAGGGCGACCGCTCGAGCGGTGGCACCAAGCCCGCGACGCTGGAGACCGGCAAGGAGATCCAGGTCCCGCTGTTCATCACCACCGGCGAGAAGATCAAGGTCGACACCCGTGACGCAAGCTATCTCGGTCGTGTGAAGGCCTGA
- a CDS encoding M24 family metallopeptidase, whose product MSTAARRTRLARELADRGLDGLFVTTLVNVRYLTGFTGSNGALLVPAEGDAVFLTDGRYRDQADAELPDLEHVITRDLLGGMAERTHPGTYGIESHTLSVDAHARLVELMAASSLRSAGRVVESLREVKDDAEVAALRSACDISTRALEQVLAGRLVGRTERQVARELENTMLDLGAEAIAFDTILASGPNTAIPHHSPTDRVLATGDLLKADFGARVDGYHADCTRTVVLGRADDWQREVHAAVRESQAAGLELLRDGVAVAASDTAARASLEAAGWLEAFTTGLGHGVGLEIHEDPFVSGTHAGKLTSRTVLTMEPGIYVPGRGGVRIEDTVLVTAGAPEVLTTMTKDLLEIG is encoded by the coding sequence ATGAGCACGGCGGCCCGGCGCACGCGCCTTGCGCGCGAGCTGGCCGACCGCGGTCTCGACGGCTTGTTCGTGACGACGCTGGTCAACGTCCGCTACCTCACGGGGTTCACCGGCTCCAACGGCGCGCTGCTCGTGCCGGCCGAGGGCGACGCGGTGTTCCTGACCGACGGCCGCTACCGGGACCAGGCCGACGCGGAGCTGCCCGACCTCGAGCACGTCATCACCCGCGACCTGCTCGGCGGCATGGCCGAGCGCACGCACCCCGGCACGTACGGCATCGAGTCGCACACGCTGAGCGTCGACGCGCACGCCCGCCTGGTCGAGCTCATGGCGGCGAGCTCCCTGCGCAGCGCCGGACGCGTCGTGGAGTCGCTGCGCGAGGTCAAGGACGACGCCGAGGTCGCGGCGCTGCGGTCCGCCTGCGACATCTCGACCCGTGCATTGGAGCAGGTGCTGGCCGGACGCCTCGTCGGACGTACCGAGCGCCAGGTCGCGCGCGAGCTCGAGAACACGATGCTCGACCTCGGTGCCGAGGCGATCGCCTTCGACACGATCCTCGCATCCGGACCGAACACCGCGATCCCGCACCACAGCCCCACCGACCGCGTCCTGGCGACCGGCGACCTGCTCAAGGCCGACTTCGGCGCGAGGGTCGACGGCTATCACGCGGACTGCACCCGGACCGTGGTGCTCGGGCGCGCGGACGACTGGCAGCGCGAGGTGCACGCGGCGGTCCGCGAGTCGCAGGCGGCGGGTCTGGAGCTGCTGCGCGACGGCGTCGCGGTGGCGGCGTCCGACACCGCCGCACGCGCCTCGTTGGAGGCTGCGGGCTGGCTGGAGGCCTTCACGACAGGGCTCGGGCACGGCGTCGGGCTCGAGATCCACGAGGACCCGTTCGTGTCGGGCACGCACGCAGGTAAACTGACCAGTCGCACCGTCCTCACGATGGAGCCGGGCATCTATGTGCCCGGCCGTGGGGGAGTGCGTATCGAAGACACCGTCCTCGTGACCGCGGGTGCCCCCGAGGTGCTCACCACGATGACCAAAGACCTCCTGGAGATTGGCTGA